A window from Scheffersomyces stipitis CBS 6054 chromosome 7, complete sequence encodes these proteins:
- the PIK1 gene encoding Phosphatidylinositol 4-kinase PIK1alpha (PI4-kinase)(PtdIns-4-kinase) (catalyzes first step in the biosynthesis of phosphatidylinositol-4,5-biphosphate may control cytokineses through the actin cytoskeleton~go_function phosphotransferase activity, alcohol group as acceptor) — protein MSLKENELLLEKIRSSDFTALDCIDNLRGYRESIGIQHTLVQKLRSYSYDELEFYIPQFVQLLVAFETDSMALEEFLLEYCSKYPHYSMVVFWNLQSCVFELRNDPESYSFQVVRNFINKLQNILFNNEELMKKPEFRENFQPAIILCGVIASAIGAPRFNDYASSLVRSQAKQQKSFVFKLANFQKTLTKNLTMKNKRLSSETATETMSDDEARKVGGKLSHGHQRSASVPRMQPKKNSLTISSDESEYYTSDEESEFRSSTHIENEMSKLGMRSENRHRSYIEVEENLKINTVITPKRKNRARQLTLDSLSTKYEGTDAYVSHSLPDLSRVHEADSQPYLSPAESESSLNFPHSSIEQGLKRNLSLHSTVQTPSYNQLLKVLQINYAKKETEFIMALQNISLRLSSVPKEARLSALRAELSIINETLLPSEIDIPQLLPITSSKNKRYHKILKLSINEACVLNSAERVPFLLLVEYLSDEFDFNPFTDANQKIIANRNNHEETSKSSHDLLNEMIEGSQSGLKSPVSVRASTENTEDSLVYVEEEETDLGELPMLTVKSDRSFVIQSDIERSPKTEQDKKLSSFPSNTNADTTKLLADQMRIASVMLQQLESSGQASSEQSSAIKSRIVESMISLQDQFDTINYERLNLLKGDLPDAGERKLENDFKLGEDWNTKKERIRKSSVYGHLDNWELCSVIAKNGDDLPQEAFACQLISLITSIWKRQGVKDAWTKRMKILITSANTGLVETINNAMSIHSIKKSMTEISINDGENTKGRIFTLQDYFENMFGSPTSQKYKRAQNNFARSLASYSIICYVLQIKDRHNGNIMLDNDGHIIHIDFGFLLSNSPGSVGFEAAPFKLTSEYVNLLGGNESAPYLSFVDMCKKCFNALRKEHRQIVNLVELMQKDSTLPCFKNGENTSVLLEQRLQLQLSEEESEAFVENTLIGRSYGSMYTRLYDQFQMITQGIYS, from the coding sequence ATGTCACTAAAAGAGAATGAATTGCTTCTTGAGAAAATTCGTTCTTCAGACTTCACTGCGCTAGATTGCATTGATAATCTAAGAGGATACCGAGAGAGCATCGGTATTCAGCATACACTTGTCCAGAAGTTGCGCAGTTATAGCTACGATGAATTAGAATTCTACATACCGCAGTTTGTCCAGCTTCTAGTTGCATTTGAAACTGATTCGATGGCCCTTGaagagtttcttcttgaatattGCTCCAAATACCCACACTACAGTATGGTTGTATTTTggaatttgcaatcttgTGTCTTTGAGTTACGGAATGATCCGGAGTCATATTCTTTTCAGGTCGTACGGAATTTCATAAACAAATTGCAGAACATATTGTTcaataatgaagaattgatgaagaaacccGAATTCAGGGAGAACTTTCAACCAGCTATCATATTATGTGGAGTAATTGCTTCAGCCATTGGAGCGCCTCGATTCAACGATTATGCGTCTTCTTTAGTGAGGTCTCAAGCGAAACAACAAAAGTCATTCGTGTTCAAGCTAgcaaattttcagaaaacTCTAACTAAAAACTTGACCATGAAAAACAAACGACTTTCATCAGAAACTGCTACGGAAACTATGTCAGACGACGAAGCTCGGAAAGTCGGAGGTAAACTTTCTCATGGGCACCAACGTTCAGCTTCAGTGCCTAGAATGCagcccaagaagaacagctTGACTATACTGTCCGATGAGTCCGAGTACTATACCAGTGACGAAGAGCTGGAGTTTAGATCAAGCACGCATAtcgaaaatgaaatgtCTAAACTTGGTATGAGGAGTGAAAACCGACACAGAAGTTACattgaagtagaagagaacttgaagataaaCACGGTTATCACaccaaagagaaaaaacAGAGCAAGACAGTTGACCTTGGATTCTCTTAGTACCAAGTATGAAGGCACAGATGCATACGTGTCGCATTCATTGCCCGACCTTTCCCGAGTTCATGAAGCAGATTCTCAACCATATCTTTCTCCTGCAGAATCAGAGTCTTCGTTGAACTTCCCTCATCTGTCTATAGAACAAGGTCTTAAGAGGAACCTTTCACTTCATAGCACGGTTCAAACCCCGTCATACAACCAATTGCTCAAGGTGTTGCAAATCAATTACGCCAAAAAGGAGACAGAATTTATTATGGCCCTACAAAACATTTCATTGAGGTTGTCACTGGTTCCCAAAGAAGCTAGATTGTCCGCATTGAGGGCAGAGCTCTCAATTATCAATGAGACCTTGCTACCATCGGAGATCGATATCCCACAACTTTTGCCCATTACCAGTAGCAAGAACAAAAGATATCATaagatattgaaattgagtATCAACGAAGCCTGTGTATTGAATTCAGCAGAAAGAGTGCCATTCttgcttcttgttgaatattTGAGTGACGAGTTCGATTTCAATCCTTTTACGGATGCAAATCAAAAGATTATTGCCAATAGGAACAACCACGAGGAAACTTCAAAGTCTAGCCacgacttgttgaatgAAATGATTGAAGGTTCTCAATCAGGATTAAAGTCGCCTGTTAGTGTTCGAGCGAGTACCGAAAATACTGAGGACAGTCTCGTTtacgttgaagaagaggagaCTGACTTGGGGGAATTGCCAATGTTGACAGTAAAAAGTGATAGAAGTTTTGTTATTCAATCGGACATTGAGAGGTCACCTAAGACTGAGCAGGACAAGAAATTATCGTCTTTTCCATCAAATACTAATGCAGATACTACTAAGCTTTTGGCTGATCAGATGAGAATCGCGTCAGTGATGCTTCAGCAGTTAGAAAGTTCAGGGCAGGCGTCCTCCGAACAATCGAGTGCCATCAAAAGTCGAATTGTTGAATCTATGATATCATTACAGGATCAATTTGACACTATAAATTACGAGCGTTTGAATCTATTAAAGGGAGATTTGCCAGATGCCGGAGAAAGGAAGCTTGAAAATGATTTCAAGCTTGGAGAAGACTGGAATacgaagaaggaaagaattAGAAAGTCAAGTGTTTATGGTCATCTTGATAACTGGGAATTGTGCTCAGTCATTGCGAAGAATGGAGACGATTTGCCCCAGGAGGCGTTTGCTTGTCaattgatttcattgaTTACTTCTATTTGGAAGAGACAAGGCGTCAAGGATGCCTGGACcaagagaatgaaaattctcATTACAAGTGCAAACACCGGATTAGTAGAGACAATCAATAATGCCATGTCCATACACTCTATTAAGAAATCCATGACCGAAATTTCCATTAACGATGGCGAGAACACGAAAGGAAGAATCTTCACGTTACAGGACTACTTTGAAAATATGTTTGGATCACCAACCTCCCAAAAGTACAAGAGAGCACAAAACAACTTTGCCAGAAGTCTAGCATCATATTCCATCATATGTTATGTATTGCAAATTAAAGACAGACATAACGGAAACATCATGTTGGATAACGATGGACACATCATCCATATTGATTTTGGTTTTCTactttccaattctccGGGAAGTGTCGGTTTTGAGGCAGCTCCTTTTAAATTAACAAGTGAATATGTAAATTTACTAGGTGGAAATGAGTCAGCACCTTATCTACTGTTTGTTGATATGTGCAAGAAGTGTTTCAATGCCTTAAGAAAGGAGCATCGCCAGATTGTGAATTTGGTCGAATTGATGCAAAAGGATTCTACACTCCCTTGTTTCAAGAATGGAGAGAACACCAGTGTTTTGTTAGAACAGAGATTACAGCTCCAAttgtcagaagaagaatcgGAAGCGTTCGTCGAAAACACTCTTATTGGGAGAAGTTATGGAAGCATGTACACCAGACTATATGATCAATTCCAGATGATAACTCAAGGGATCTACAGTTAA
- the OSH6 gene encoding Oxysterol binding protein-like protein OBPa (go_process steroid metabolism), with protein MGLTSKLDKLKLISSGGGDEPVGKSSQSGPENTDDIDEVDNEGQSILMGIIAQLRPGMDLSKITLPTFILEKKSMLERITNFFQIPQILLEANATTDDLERFVLIVKWYLASWHIAPKAVKKPLNPVLGETFACYWDDLPGNESAFYLSEQTSHHPPKSSYFYLVPEQKIRVDGVVIPKSRFLGNSSAAIMEGWGHVTLGNHDDELYIMNQPNVYVRGILFGKMKTELGDHMYIKCPKTGYEADIEFKTKGFISGTYDAIEGVIKNTKKSETLFEISGKWNEVMEIKNIKTNKKEVFYDTKKTVTHRPKVRPLEEQWDYESRKLWKPTIDALSRRDHETATEEKYKVENEQRTLAKKRIEDGVEFHPKFFRPVKDSETDQLDLEYLIYKKFDLKDDSETLKKHLFEISPFLPGQVADEKYHIPAFKKHKE; from the coding sequence ATGGGTTTGACCTCAAAGTTAGACAAGCTTAAGCTTATTAGCTCCGGAGGTGGCGATGAACCAGTAGGGAAGTCGAGCCAAAGCGGGCCCGAGAACACAGATGATATTGATGAAGTAGATAATGAAGGGCAATCAATCCTCATGGGTATTATTGCCCAATTGAGACCAGGAATGGACTTGTCTAAGATCACCTTGCCAACATTCatattggagaagaaatcaatgCTAGAAAGAATTACcaatttctttcaaattcCACAAATTTTGCTAGAGGCAAATGCAACAACAGACGACCTAGAAAGATTCGTCTTGATAGTTAAGTGGTACTTGGCAAGTTGGCACATTGCCCCTAAAGCCGTCAAGAAGCCATTGAATCCAGTTCTAGGCGAAACTTTTGCTTGCTACTGGGACGATTTGCCGGGAAACGAATCTGCATTCTATCTCTCTGAACAGACTTCACACCATCCACCAAAGTCTTCATATTTCTATCTAGTTCCCGAGCAGAAAATCAGAGTAGACGGTGTAGTAATTCCGAAATCGAGATTTTTGGGCAATTCTTCTGCCGCAATCATGGAAGGATGGGGACACGTAACTCTCGGTAATCATGACGATGAACTTTACATTATGAACCAACCAAATGTTTACGTCAGAGGAATCTTGTTTGGTAAAATGAAAACGGAATTAGGAGACCATATGTACATCAAGTGTCCCAAAACTGGATATGAGGCAGatattgaattcaaaaCGAAGGGCTTCATAAGTGGAACATATGATGCAATCGAAGGTGTGATCAAAAACACCAAGAAGTCCGAAACGTTGTTTGAGATATCCGGAAAGTGGAATGAAGTAATGGAAATTAAGAACATAAAGACTAATAAGAAGGAGGTATTTTACGACACTAAGAAAACTGTTACACATAGACCAAAAGTTAGACCTTTAGAGGAACAATGGGATTACGAATCCAGGAAACTTTGGAAACCAACAATTGATGCACTTAGTAGAAGAGACCATGAGACTGCAACCGAAGAGAAGTACAAAGTCGAGAATGAGCAGAGAACGCttgcaaagaagagaattgaagatggtgTTGAATTCCATCCAAAGTTCTTCAGACCAGTGAAGGACCTGGAAACTGACCAGCTAGATCTAGAGTATCTCATTTACAAAAAATTTGATTTGAAGGACGACTCAGagacgttgaagaaacaCTTATTCGAGATTTCCCCTTTCTTGCCTGGACAAGTTGCTGATGAGAAGTACCACATTCCAGCTTTCAAGAAACACAAGGAATAG
- the GAP1.4 gene encoding general amino acid permease (go_component membrane~go_process transport), whose amino-acid sequence MKDKASSEKYSTESDHSNEGVVPTQPTNTQSSRWTGFKDSFKRVEIDNQTTYDLNDIERANAATSQGDLHRRLENKHIQMIALGGAVGTGLLIGSGGSLRTGGPAALLIAWGLVGTMVFCIIHALGELCVAFPVNGAFSTYATRFVDSSWGFAVGWNYALMWLIVMPLELVAAAMCISYWNSSINPVAWVAIFYVLIMGINLFGVRGYGEAEFYLTIVKVIAIVGFVILGVVLVCGGGPSKQFIGAKYWNEPGAFAHGFKGVATTFITASYSLAGSEMVGLTSAEVDNPRKVLPKAVKQVFWRLFLFYFLSLTFVGLLVPYNSPDLLGSGGTSTSPFVIAIKNGGIHTLPSIFNAVILISVISVGNSAVYGCSRTIQSLGAQGLGPEILGYVDRKGRPLAGIAFSGVFGLLCFLSAYKNKDEVFGWLLSVSGLATIFSWFNIGLCHIRFRMALRAQGMSTDELMFTSIAGVWGSIYSMVLLIVVLGVQFWTALFPIGSNGKPNAKNFFQNYLGSIVILIFYCGHKLWTRNWRFYVSLKDIDLITGRRDVDLDVIRAEIEDEKRVNKTKPFYIRVWNYWC is encoded by the coding sequence ATGAAAGACAAAGCATCTTCTGAGAAATACAGCACAGAGTCAGACCACTCCAATGAAGGAGTGGTTCCTACACAACCAACAAATACCCAGTCCAGTAGGTGGACTGGATTCAAAGATTCCTTCAAGAGAGTCGAGATAGACAACCAAACAACTTACGACCTTAACGATATAGAAAGGGCTAATGCAGCTACCTCCCAGGGTGATTTGCACAGACGCCTTGAAAATAAGCATATTCAAATGATTGCTCTTGGTGGAGCTGTGGGAACAGGGTTATTGATTGGATCTGGAGGAAGTTTAAGAACCGGTGGTCCAGCTGCCTTGTTGATCGCATGGGGCTTGGTTGGTACAATGGTCTTTTGCATTATCCATGCTCTAGGTGAATTGTGTGTAGCTTTCCCAGTTAATGGGGCCTTTTCAACTTATGCTACCAGATTCGTTGATTCCAGTTGGGGGTTTGCTGTAGGCTGGAACTATGCTCTTATGTGGTTGATAGTGATGCCTCTTGAGTTGGTTGCTGCTGCCATGTGTATTCTGTACTGGAATTCTAGCATCAATCCTGTAGCCTGGGTGGCTATTTTCTACGTTTTAATCATGGgaatcaacttgtttgGAGTCAGAGGCTATGGCGAGGCCGAATTTTACTTAACAATCGTCAAAGTCATAGCTATTGTTGGGTTTGTTATACTTGGTGTAGTGTTAGTCTGTGGAGGTGGACCCAGCAAGCAATTTATTGGAGCTAAATACTGGAATGAACCGGGGGCTTTTGCACATGGATTTAAAGGTGTTGCTACTACTTTCATCACGGCTTCGTACTCGTTAGCAGGATCTGAAATGGTGGGTTTGACTAGTGCAGAGGTAGACAACCCCAGAAAGGTATTACCAAAGGCAGTCAAGCAGGTTTTCTGGAgacttttcttgttttacttcttgtctttgacATTTGTTGGTTTGCTTGTTCCTTACAATTCTCCAGATTTACTTGGAAGCGGTGGAACTTCTACTTCTCCATTTGTCATTGCTATCAAGAACGGAGGTATTCATACCCTTCCCTCTATCTTCAACGCAGTTATTTTGATCTCCGTCATCTCTGTAGGTAACTCAGCTGTCTATGGATGTTCCCGTACCATTCAGAGTTTAGGTGCTCAAGGTTTAGGTCCTGAGATTCTTGGTTATGTTGACAGGAAGGGTAGACCCTTGGCCGGAATTGCATTTTCTGGAGTATTTGGGTTACTCTGTTTCCTTTCAGCATACAAAAACAAGGATGAGGTTTTTGGATGGCTATTGAGTGTCTCTGGTCTTGCAACGATCTTCCTGTGGTTCAATATTGGCTTATGTCATATTAGATTCAGAATGGCTCTCAGAGCTCAAGGCATGTCTACAGATGAATTGATGTTTACTTCAATTGCCGGGGTATGGGGCTCTATCTATTCTATGGTGCTTTTGATAGTTGTTCTAGGTGTGCAATTCTGGACTGCATTGTTCCCCATTGGTAGCAATGGCAAACCAAATGcaaagaacttcttccagaactACTTGGGGTCTATCGTTATTCTCATTTTCTACTGCGGTCACAAATTATGGACCAGAAACTGGAGATTCTACGTTAGTTTGAAGGATATTGATTTGATAACGGGAAGAAGAGATGTCGATTTGGACGTCATCAGAGCAGAAATCGAAGATGAGAAAAGAGTAAACAAGACGAAGCCATTTTACATTCGTGTGTGGAACTATTGGTGTTAA
- a CDS encoding predicted protein, with protein DKFTFPRTQSDFIEAMVHGTVHNVQPDKINKVYVDSGSKILAMGAVWDYLQIKTEELDLDFDSLDITEVMNRLRGHEKCHGYGPAYPLDLVNQALSDVLDL; from the coding sequence GATAAGTTCACTTTTCCCAGGACACAACTGGACTTCATCGAAGCAATGGTGCACGGCACTGTCCACAACGTCCAGCCAGATAAAATCAACAAGGTATATGTAGATTCAGGACTGAAGATCTTGGCAATGGGTGCAGTGTGGGATTACTTGCAGATCAAGACAGAAGAATTGGATCTTGACTTCGATAGTTTGGATATCACCGAGGTGATGAACAGATTGAGGGGCCACGAGAAATGTCACGGGTACGGCCCAGCCTATCCGTTGGACTTGGTGAACCAAGCTCTTTCCGATGTGTTAGATCTCTGA
- a CDS encoding predicted protein, with the protein MGIDLNMPDMPEPPAASSASASEDASASAATDSAPKAEEPKAKEVPKPTEEPKTKEEPKAEEPEDVTMAEPEENTKELADKAKAEGNALYKQRKFDEAIAAYNRAWDTHKDITYLNNRAAAEFEKGDYDETIKTCNEAIEQGREVRADYKIIAKSFARLGNAYLKKEDLENAVKYFDKSLTEHRTPDVLNKLRATQREIKIREANSYVDPEKAEAARLEGKEYFTKGDWPNAVKAYTEMVKRAPEDARGYSNRAAALAKLLSFPDAVEDCNKAIEKDPSFIRAYIRKANAQLAMREYAQVMETLNVAREKDLALGEGKNVSEIDQLFNKAASQRFQAIEGETAEQTMERVSRDPEIVSILQDPVMQGILGQARENPAALQDHMKNPEVSKKINMLIAAGVIRTR; encoded by the coding sequence ATGGGAATCGACTTAAACATGCCAGATATGCCAGAGCCTCcagctgcttcttctgcttcagCATCTGAAGATGCTTCCGCCTCCGCTGCTACTGATTCTGCTCCCAAGGCCGAAGAGCCAAAAGCTAAGGAGGTACCAAAGCCCacagaagaaccaaagacTAAGGAAGAGCCAAAAGCAGAAGAGCCCGAAGATGTTACTATGGctgaaccagaagaaaacacAAAGGAACTTGCTGACAAGGCTAAAGCTGAGGGTAATGCCTTATACAAACAGAGAAAGTTCGATGAAGCCATTGCTGCCTACAATAGAGCCTGGGATACCCACAAGGATATCACTTACTTAAACAACAGAGCTGCTGCCGAGTTTGAAAAAGGCGATTACGATGAAACTATCAAGACCTGTAACGAAGCCATTGAACAAGGCAGAGAAGTTAGAGCTGACTACAAGATCATTGCTAAGTCGTTCGCCAGATTGGGTAATGcctacttgaagaaggaagatttggaaaatgcCGTTAAATACTTTGACAAGTCTTTAACTGAACACAGAACCCCTGATGTTTTGAACAAATTAAGAGCAACCCaaagagaaatcaaaataAGAGAAGCAAACTCGTACGTTGATCCAGAAAAGGCCGAAGCTGCTAGGTTAGAAGGTAAAGAATACTTTACCAAGGGGGACTGGCCAAATGCGGTTAAGGCTTATACTGAAATGGTTAAGAGAGCTCCGGAAGATGCCAGAGGCTATTCCAACAGAGCCGCTGctttggccaagttgttgtcTTTCCCAGATGCTGTTGAAGACTGTAACAAGGCAATTGAGAAAGATCCATCTTTCATTAGAGCATATATCAGGAAGGCCAATGCCCAGTTGGCCATGAGAGAATATGCCCAGGTAATGGAAACTCTTAACGTAGCACGTGAAAAGGACTTAGCATTAGGTGAAGGCAAGAACgtttctgaaattgaccagttgttcaacaaagcCGCATCCCAACGTTTCCAAGCAATTGAAGGTGAAACTGCTGAACAGACAATGGAAAGAGTCTCTAGGGACCCGGAAATTGTTTCTATATTGCAAGACCCAGTTATGCAAGGAATTTTGGGTCAAGCCAGAGAGAATCCAGCTGCCTTGCAAGATCACATGAAGAACCCAGAAGTCAGcaagaagatcaacatGTTGATTGCTGCTGGTGTTATTCGTACAAGATAA
- the HAL9 gene encoding Fungal Zn2Cys6 Cluster domain (2nd gene in HAL9 repeat unit, weak similarity to HAL9 factor involved in salt tolerance~go_component nucleus~go_function transcription factor activity; zinc ion binding; DNA binding~go_process regulation of transcription, DNA-dependent; transcription) yields the protein KKRIRVACDHCRRKKIKCDGNLPCGNCSSAKERNCHYKERPVKKKMKPLKSGDKKDGLKRNSKTRTIEVLDTRLSTLENVIIRLTDKLEDITRNNTVDEQENDLDRTTSETEDEDDDDDEEDDEEEEDDEHEHARDSSQHNLKESSSKSKAEPISSSKDSSTAASTQSSSSKTKILLNNRTLEQYFGIHSMMCIFSDKSLAWIERTLGTEGEDLITPIKNVPIVFYSKFKTFMLKWIDPPLIDSKGRRRLLENPFPENSKLVFDFIDTHYKDVNDINSLCEQSEMRGYFEEYYNNFREPNHSKRKKFKLSEYLIMTAGLLLCISSRINLESAPSLKSTPVGKEQTQSSEISLSDDELLSWQNTLFDDAIYYYHRVSVISDGITTIEGILLLIMYIEMDWLTSHVNYMLSSVAIRYAQEIGLHRAETYEDLEFEEQHKRRKIWMFCHYFDMEICFRGGKPPLINANDVTANNDEDLMRFCMLKMKHKVNDKQLMNIDVNIADDPLTYHLYFLLLTRIRSKSYTKLFVASVENETIQKVADTLNDLNNEMFELASSMHEADRPRFFNDPEFSFIPDTMPYYRRETVIAVQITFFFHLMVMNRLPTMVNAEELDNSSSMKFRNLHLDSARTILVLVRQLNRENTGVSYYYWILFFPVSAFLCLAAAILNHPNLPESYSDLKLLIDCSMNFFSSKKNSHVEGKSRFKIYSKKDLVVSLIIKLMLKIVIKFYEQTTKISVLNGDEKLQRHLDSAKKMFPDIFKDRAEFNSKVSSVFGFSPFTNSQNFSASNSMSGSNSSHAGAPGRTVSMESAPLFDNSINGDNSINGDLNANFINNGSDMFPESHNDDGISSLFYTQMNSLPNFFFDNNLGI from the exons AAAAAGAGAATAAGAGTCGCCTGTGATCATTGTCGAAGGAAAAAGATCAAATGTGATGGCAACTTGCCGTGTGGGAACTGCTCACTGGCTAAGGAACGCAATTGTCATTATAAAGAAAGACCagtaaagaagaaaatgaaaccaCTCAAGTCTGGCGACAAGAAGGACGGCTTAAAACGTAACTCAAAGACAAGGACGATCGAAGTTCTAGATACTCGTTTGTCTACTCTTGAGAATGTCATCATCAGACTCACAGACAAATTAGAGGATATCACCAGG AATAACACAGTAGACGAACAAGAAAACGATTTAGACCGTACAActtctgaaactgaagatgaggacgatgacgatgacgaagaagatgacgaagaagaagaagacgacgaacATGAACATGCAAGAGACTCTTCTCAACACAACTTAAAAGAACTGTCGAGCAAGAGCAAAGCAGAACCAATACTGTCTTCCAAAGATTCCTCCACAGCAGCTTCCACGCAGAGTTCAAGCTCCAAGACTAAGATCCTCTTGAACAACCGTACTTTAGAACAATATTTTGGAATCCATTCTATGATGTGTATCTTCTCTGACAAGTCTTTGGCATGGATAGAGCGTACATTAGGTACAGAAGGCGAAGATCTAATCACACCAATTAAAAACGTGCCCATTGTATTTTATTCCAAGTTTAAGACTTTTATGCTTAAATGGATAGACCCCCCTCTCATTGACAGTAAGGGCCGTCGAAGATTGCTAGAGAACCCATTCCCCGAAAACTCTAAACTAGTGTTCGATTTTATCGACACTCACTACAAAGATGTCAACGATatcaattctctttgcGAACAAAGCGAAATGCGAGGCTACTTTGAGGAGTACTACAACAATTTTAGAGAACCTAACCATAgtaagagaaagaagtttAAGTTGTCTGAATACTTGATCATGACAGCAGGCTTACTTTTGTGTATCAGTTCGAGAATAAATTTGGAATCAGCCCCATCCCTCAAGAGCACTCCTGTGGGCAAAGAGCAGACACAGTCCAGTGAAATTCTGCTTTCCGATGATGAATTGTTGAGCTGGCAGAATACGTTATTTGACGATGCTATTTACTACTACCACAGAGTGTCTGTGATCAGTGATGGTATTACCACTATTGAAGGGATTTTGCTTTTGATTATGTACATAGAGATGGACTGGTTGACCAGTCATGTCAACTATATGTTGAGTTCCGTTGCTATAAGGTATGCCCAAGAGATAGGATTGCATAGAGCTGAAACATACGAAGACTTGGAGTTTGAAGAGCAacacaaaagaagaaagatctGGATGTTCTGCCACTATTTCGATATGGAGATTTGTTTCAGAGGTGGAAAGCCGCCTTTGATTAATGCTAATGATGTCACTGCTAATAACgacgaagacttgatgCGTTTCTGcatgttgaagatgaaacaCAAAGTTAATGACAAGCAATTGATGAATATTGATGTAAACAT AGCAGATGATCCCCTCACATACCACttgtacttcttgttgCTTACCAGAATCAGATCCAAGTCGTACACTAAGCTTTTCGTTGCTTCAGTAGAAAATGAAACTATTCAAAAGGTAGCCGATACattgaacgacttgaacaacGAGATGTTTGAACTTGCTTCGTCTATGCATGAAGCAGATCGTCCTCGGTTTTTCAACGACCCTGAGTTCAGTTTCATTCCAGACACGATGCCTTATTACAGAAGGGAGACTGTGATCGCAGTTCAAATcacattcttcttccacttgATGGTGATGAACAGACTTCCTACCATGGTTaatgctgaagaattggacaaTTCGTCCAGCATGAAGTTTAGAAACTTGCATTTGGATTCAGCTCGTACGATTTTGGTCTTGGTAAGACAGCTTAACCGTGAAAACACGGGTGTCTCGTATTATTATTGGATCTTGTTTTTCCCTGTTTCCGCTTTTTTGTGTTTAGCAGCTGCAATTTTGAACCATCCAAACTTACCTGAGTCATACAGTGATCTCAAGCTATTGATTGATTGCTCAatgaacttcttttccagtAAGAAAAATTCTCACGTGGAAGGAAAGAGTAGGTTCAAAATCTACTCCAAGAAGGATCTTGTAGTCTCGTTAATTATCAAATTGATGCTTAAGATTGTTATTAAGTTCTATGAACAAACAACCAAGATATCAGTTCTTAACGgtgatgaaaaattacAACGTCATTTGGACAGTGCTAAAAAGATGTTCCCagatatcttcaaagataGAGCCGAGTTTAATTCCAAAGTTTCCAGTGTATTCGGATTTTCGCCCTTTACCAATAGCCAAAATTTTTCTGCTAGTAATTCCATGAGTGGCTCAAACAGTAGCCATGCTGGAGCTCCTGGAAGGACGGT ATCAATGGAATCTGCTCCACTTTTTGACAATTCCATCAATGGCGACAACTCCATAAATGGGGATCTCAATGCgaatttcatcaataatGGCTCGGATATGTTCCCGGAGTCACATAATGACGATGGCATATCGTCGTTGTTCTACACGCAAATGAACAGCTTGCctaatttcttctttgacaaTAACTTGGGTATATGA